From one Candidatus Limnocylindrales bacterium genomic stretch:
- the gspD gene encoding type II secretion system secretin GspD — translation MKRRLCSSTLLAVVLAGMLPLVLGALAAHAEDDDASASQELPVPADKSAIVMNFENVELTAFIKFISKVTGRNIVFGDKIEGTVSVVSPTPVNVEQAFAMFQSVLATQGLTTVDEGAVMRIVPTKDARTAGTAVVDGGRTTAGFATRLISLRYVNAGDIARVLAPQVSKDGSIVPYEGTNTVIISDSASNLSRLAEMVSAMDIPGHEQVVQVIPLKHAEAVRTSEQIVDLLLGQSGGGGGRRRGGGGGGGGGGDEKEKNLTTSPLQLGFKITPDERTNSLVVMAPAAEMARVRALAAGLDTEIRPGEERIHVYYAKSADAESLVEVISAMLQGSKGQTRRKPGKKDEPNQSSLSSTQPASSQSLAQSSPSSPPSASNDVVSITADPATNAVIVDGPKQEWNTILNLLQKLDIPRPQVFIEAIIIEASTNKAKALGLDYQAVASIGAGDLLLRSNIAQLGSAFVNPLALGGLVAAAASDKTVTLPDGTQLPANYALLQALDATNDIEVLSAPTMLTLDNQEAEILVGQNIPFVTGRTADITNIENVFTQVERKDVGIKLRVRPQVAEGDLVVLDVYQEVSALVRQDLNAQEVVQVGPTTTIRSASTVVSVGDGRTVVIGGLISNRGEAGESKVPVLGDIPLIGRLFRYERKDKEKVNLIIFLTPHVIRSPRDLDFVSGDRRAQFRSQMRDPETLLPGDPVTIEREQRTELETHTKPAVVKSKTTVKTTTPVSTKVEETTTVAPAAVKAGPPPAPAKAADDASRDHSTYRHSANEKASRTYPLDKDTRERAPF, via the coding sequence ATGAAACGCCGACTCTGCTCAAGCACGCTTCTCGCCGTCGTCCTGGCCGGCATGCTTCCTCTGGTTCTCGGAGCGCTCGCGGCGCACGCCGAGGACGACGATGCCTCCGCATCGCAGGAGCTTCCGGTTCCGGCCGACAAGTCGGCGATCGTCATGAACTTCGAGAACGTCGAGCTCACCGCGTTCATCAAGTTCATCAGCAAGGTGACCGGCCGCAACATCGTCTTCGGCGACAAGATCGAAGGGACAGTTTCGGTGGTGTCGCCGACACCGGTCAACGTCGAGCAGGCGTTCGCGATGTTCCAGTCGGTGCTGGCCACACAGGGCCTTACGACGGTCGACGAAGGCGCCGTCATGCGCATCGTGCCGACCAAGGATGCGCGCACCGCCGGCACGGCCGTCGTCGACGGCGGCCGCACGACGGCCGGATTCGCGACCAGGCTGATCTCGCTTCGCTACGTGAACGCCGGCGACATCGCACGCGTGCTCGCGCCGCAGGTTTCCAAGGACGGATCGATCGTTCCGTACGAAGGCACCAACACCGTCATCATCAGTGATAGTGCCTCGAACCTGTCGCGTCTCGCCGAGATGGTTTCGGCGATGGACATTCCCGGTCACGAGCAGGTGGTTCAGGTGATTCCGCTGAAGCACGCCGAAGCCGTGCGAACCTCGGAGCAGATCGTCGATCTGCTTCTCGGTCAGTCGGGCGGCGGCGGAGGCCGGCGACGCGGCGGCGGCGGCGGAGGAGGAGGTGGTGGCGACGAGAAGGAAAAGAACCTCACGACGTCTCCGCTTCAGCTCGGATTCAAGATCACTCCCGACGAGCGGACGAACTCGCTCGTCGTGATGGCGCCCGCTGCCGAGATGGCGCGCGTACGCGCGCTGGCTGCCGGCCTCGATACCGAAATCCGACCGGGCGAAGAGCGCATCCACGTCTACTATGCGAAGAGTGCCGACGCCGAGTCACTGGTCGAGGTCATCTCCGCGATGCTGCAAGGCTCCAAAGGCCAGACGCGGCGCAAGCCCGGCAAAAAAGACGAACCGAACCAGTCGTCGCTGTCGAGCACGCAACCGGCCAGCAGCCAGTCGCTTGCGCAGTCGTCGCCTTCGTCACCTCCATCGGCTTCGAACGACGTCGTATCGATCACCGCCGATCCCGCGACCAACGCGGTGATCGTCGACGGACCGAAGCAGGAGTGGAACACGATCCTCAACCTGCTCCAGAAACTCGACATTCCGCGGCCGCAGGTCTTCATCGAAGCGATCATCATCGAAGCCTCCACGAACAAAGCGAAAGCGCTCGGCCTCGACTACCAGGCGGTAGCCAGCATCGGCGCAGGCGACCTGCTGCTGCGCTCGAACATCGCGCAGCTCGGCTCGGCGTTCGTCAATCCGCTCGCGCTTGGAGGCCTGGTCGCTGCCGCCGCGAGCGACAAGACCGTCACGCTCCCCGACGGCACCCAGCTTCCCGCCAACTACGCGCTGCTGCAGGCGCTCGACGCGACCAACGACATCGAAGTGCTGTCGGCGCCGACGATGCTGACGCTCGACAACCAGGAGGCCGAGATCCTCGTCGGCCAGAACATCCCGTTCGTGACCGGCCGCACCGCCGACATCACGAACATCGAGAACGTTTTCACGCAGGTCGAGCGCAAGGACGTCGGCATCAAGCTGCGCGTGCGGCCGCAGGTCGCCGAAGGCGACCTCGTTGTCCTCGACGTTTATCAGGAGGTTTCGGCTCTCGTCCGCCAGGACCTCAATGCCCAGGAAGTCGTCCAGGTCGGACCGACGACGACGATTCGCTCGGCGTCAACCGTGGTCAGCGTCGGCGACGGACGCACGGTCGTGATCGGAGGCCTGATCAGCAATCGCGGCGAAGCCGGCGAGTCGAAGGTGCCGGTGCTCGGCGACATCCCACTGATCGGGCGGCTCTTCCGCTACGAGCGCAAGGACAAGGAGAAGGTCAACCTGATCATCTTCCTTACGCCGCACGTGATCCGCTCGCCTCGCGATCTCGATTTCGTCAGCGGCGACCGCCGCGCGCAGTTCCGTTCGCAGATGCGCGATCCGGAAACGCTGCTGCCGGGTGATCCGGTCACCATCGAGCGCGAGCAGCGTACCGAGCTCGAGACCCACACGAAGCCGGCGGTGGTCAAGAGCAAGACGACGGTCAAGACCACCACGCCGGTGAGCACGAAAGTCGAAGAGACCACCACGGTCGCGCCGGCTGCGGTCAAGGCGGGCCCGCCGCCCGCGCCCGCGAAGGCCGCGGACGACGCCTCGCGCGACCACAGCACGTACCGGCATTCCGCCAACGAAAAGGCGTCCCGCACGTATCCGCTCGACAAGGACACGCGCGAGCGCGCTCCGTTCTGA
- the gspE gene encoding type II secretion system ATPase GspE yields the protein MSEPVLHPLDRALARAGIDAALVATARRKAGADGEFAAQLEAVAGVASTRLAEIQAEALGLSVAESIDLAAIAPDVLARVSMQQCRRGRMLPVALEAGRLVVATSDPFRVGPLDDLRVLYGVEIDPVVVPEPALLDAVNRAFDFAAGAAADVVDDLRGTGSLADTAAELSEAPDLLEAEDAAPIIRLVNSLIFQAAKDGASDIHIEPFERVSSIRFRIDGIMSEVLAPPRRLHAAIVSRIKVMARMNIAEKRLPQDGGIRTRVAGREVDIRVSTVPTAFGERVVLRLLDRSATLLGLEESGIAGDNLTQLRRLIHQSHGIVLVTGPTGSGKTTTLYAALSEINSADKNIITIEDPIEYQLRGIGQIQVNPKIELSFASGLRSVLRQDPDVIMVGEIRDVETARIAIQAALTGHLVFSTLHTNDSFSAITRLLDMGIEPFLVSSSVIGIGAQRLVRRLCPQCSVPATPSDPTMIELGITTRLGSARMPGPGCDACRNSGYRGRLALSEMLVTDDALRAGIMERTDAATLQSRAVAQGMKTMRDDGAAKVRAGLTSASEVLRVTAEDAE from the coding sequence GTGAGCGAGCCGGTTCTTCATCCTCTCGATCGTGCGCTTGCCAGAGCGGGCATCGACGCAGCGCTCGTGGCGACGGCGCGGCGCAAGGCCGGAGCCGACGGCGAGTTCGCCGCGCAGCTCGAAGCCGTCGCCGGCGTGGCCTCGACGCGTCTTGCGGAAATCCAGGCCGAAGCCCTCGGGCTCAGCGTCGCCGAATCGATCGATCTCGCCGCCATCGCGCCGGACGTGCTCGCGCGCGTATCGATGCAGCAGTGCCGGCGCGGGCGCATGCTTCCGGTCGCGCTCGAAGCCGGCCGCCTCGTGGTGGCAACCTCTGATCCGTTTCGCGTCGGCCCGCTCGACGACCTTCGCGTGCTCTACGGCGTCGAGATCGACCCGGTGGTGGTTCCCGAGCCTGCCCTTCTCGACGCCGTCAACCGCGCGTTCGACTTTGCCGCCGGCGCGGCCGCCGACGTCGTCGACGATCTTCGCGGAACCGGATCTCTCGCCGACACCGCCGCCGAGCTCAGCGAAGCGCCGGATCTTCTCGAAGCCGAGGATGCGGCGCCGATCATCCGCCTCGTCAACTCGCTGATCTTCCAGGCGGCCAAGGACGGCGCGTCCGACATCCACATCGAGCCGTTCGAGCGCGTCTCGTCGATCCGCTTCCGCATCGACGGGATCATGAGCGAGGTGCTTGCGCCGCCGCGCCGGCTGCACGCGGCGATCGTCTCGCGCATCAAGGTCATGGCGCGCATGAACATCGCCGAGAAGCGTCTTCCGCAGGACGGCGGCATCCGGACCCGCGTTGCCGGGCGCGAAGTCGACATCCGCGTCTCGACGGTGCCGACCGCGTTCGGCGAACGCGTCGTGCTCCGGCTTCTCGACCGCAGCGCGACTCTGCTCGGCCTCGAGGAAAGCGGGATCGCCGGCGACAATCTCACGCAGCTGCGGCGGCTCATCCATCAGAGCCACGGCATCGTGCTCGTGACCGGACCGACCGGCAGCGGAAAGACGACGACGCTTTACGCCGCACTCTCCGAGATCAATTCGGCCGACAAGAACATCATCACGATCGAGGATCCGATCGAGTACCAGCTGCGCGGCATCGGGCAGATCCAGGTCAATCCGAAGATCGAGCTGTCGTTTGCGAGCGGGCTGCGCTCGGTGCTGCGCCAAGACCCGGACGTGATCATGGTCGGCGAGATCCGCGACGTCGAAACCGCGCGCATCGCGATCCAGGCCGCGCTCACGGGCCATCTGGTGTTCAGCACGCTGCACACCAACGATTCGTTCAGCGCGATCACGCGCCTTCTCGACATGGGCATCGAGCCGTTCCTGGTTTCGTCTTCGGTAATCGGCATCGGAGCGCAGCGCCTCGTGCGGCGGCTGTGCCCGCAGTGCTCGGTACCGGCGACGCCGTCCGATCCGACGATGATCGAGCTCGGCATCACGACGCGCCTCGGCTCCGCGCGCATGCCTGGCCCGGGCTGCGACGCGTGCCGCAACAGCGGCTATCGCGGCCGCCTTGCGCTTTCGGAGATGCTCGTCACCGACGACGCGCTTCGCGCCGGCATCATGGAACGGACCGACGCGGCGACACTGCAGTCGCGCGCAGTCGCACAGGGAATGAAGACGATGCGCGACGACGGCGCGGCCAAGGTTCGCGCCGGCCTCACGTCGGCATCCGAAGTCCTGCGCGTGACGGCCGAGGACGCGGAGTAG
- a CDS encoding type II secretion system F family protein: MPSFRYSGVSSAGRSVGGFVEADSPRTARARLRERDVFATSVTEIKSDAGGGRWSFRRGVSTSELAQALRQMATLLRAGVPLDEAVDALRRRRGSAALAEALESIRSRIHEGASLASAMADHPDVFPAIYTGMVEAGEASGSLDTVLDRIAGHAESQARLRAQALSAMTYPAIMTGVGGAIVLFLLAYVVPSITRVFAEAKQVLPLPTRVLMGSSALLVHYGFLLIPLAILIVWALRRALANPASRIRLETAFYRIPGVGTAARDVAVGRFAQTLATMVAGGLPLIESLRVARASCGSATLSETLAAAEVSVFEGGSLAACLETSPLFDPVVVNMIAVGERSGDLEGMLTHASRTIEEQVQVRVDRMAALLQPLMTVAMAAVVLFVVLAIMLPIFDMNKLVH, from the coding sequence ATGCCGTCGTTCCGCTACAGCGGCGTCTCCAGTGCGGGCCGCAGCGTCGGCGGCTTCGTCGAAGCCGACAGCCCGCGCACCGCACGCGCGCGGCTGCGCGAGCGCGACGTCTTCGCGACCAGCGTAACCGAGATCAAGAGCGACGCCGGCGGCGGGCGCTGGTCGTTTCGCCGCGGCGTAAGCACCAGCGAGCTGGCGCAGGCGCTGCGCCAGATGGCGACCTTGCTGCGCGCCGGAGTGCCACTCGACGAGGCCGTCGATGCGCTGCGGCGCCGCCGCGGCAGCGCCGCCCTGGCCGAAGCGCTCGAATCGATCCGCTCGCGAATCCACGAAGGCGCGTCGCTCGCATCGGCGATGGCTGATCATCCGGACGTATTTCCAGCGATCTACACCGGCATGGTCGAAGCCGGCGAAGCGAGCGGCTCGCTCGACACCGTGCTTGACCGCATCGCCGGTCATGCCGAAAGCCAGGCGCGCCTTCGCGCGCAGGCGCTGAGCGCGATGACCTACCCGGCGATCATGACCGGGGTCGGCGGCGCGATCGTGCTGTTCCTTCTTGCGTACGTGGTTCCGAGCATCACGCGTGTGTTCGCCGAGGCCAAGCAGGTGCTGCCGCTGCCGACGCGCGTGCTGATGGGAAGCAGCGCACTTCTCGTGCACTACGGATTCCTGCTGATACCGCTCGCGATCCTCATCGTGTGGGCACTGCGCCGCGCGCTCGCGAATCCCGCCAGCCGCATCCGGCTCGAGACCGCGTTCTACCGCATTCCCGGCGTCGGCACCGCGGCGCGCGACGTCGCCGTCGGCCGATTCGCACAGACGCTGGCCACGATGGTTGCCGGGGGACTGCCGCTCATCGAGAGCCTGCGCGTGGCACGTGCCTCGTGCGGAAGCGCAACCCTCAGCGAGACGCTGGCGGCCGCCGAAGTCTCAGTGTTCGAAGGCGGATCGCTGGCCGCGTGCCTCGAGACCAGCCCCCTTTTCGACCCGGTGGTCGTCAACATGATCGCGGTCGGGGAACGCAGCGGCGATCTCGAGGGAATGCTCACCCATGCTTCGCGCACGATTGAAGAACAGGTGCAGGTGCGCGTCGATCGCATGGCGGCCCTGCTTCAGCCACTGATGACCGTCGCGATGGCCGCGGTCGTGCTGTTCGTGGTGCTTGCGATCATGTTGCCCATCTTTGATATGAACAAGCTCGTCCACTAG
- the gspG gene encoding type II secretion system major pseudopilin GspG, with translation MQRQKGFTLIEILVVVMILGLLISLAAPRLIGRTDDAKVVKAKADISAIEQALNLYKIDSGSYPTSDQGLEALVREPTSGDVPRNWREGGYLERVPVDPWDGPYLYAADGRSYVLRSLGADGKEGGDGYDADIDSRDF, from the coding sequence GTGCAAAGACAGAAAGGCTTCACCCTGATCGAGATCCTCGTCGTCGTGATGATCCTCGGCCTGCTGATCTCGCTGGCGGCGCCGCGCCTGATCGGACGCACCGACGACGCCAAAGTGGTAAAGGCCAAGGCCGACATCAGTGCGATCGAACAGGCTCTGAACCTCTACAAGATCGACTCGGGAAGTTACCCGACTTCCGACCAGGGCCTCGAAGCGCTGGTGCGCGAGCCGACCAGCGGCGACGTGCCGCGCAACTGGCGCGAAGGCGGATACCTCGAGCGCGTGCCGGTCGATCCTTGGGACGGCCCGTATCTGTATGCCGCCGACGGACGCTCGTACGTGCTGCGAAGCCTCGGCGCCGACGGCAAGGAAGGCGGAGACGGTTACGACGCCGACATCGACTCGCGCGATTTCTGA
- a CDS encoding GspH/FimT family pseudopilin produces MRYQRGFTLLEVAVTMLIVALLLAIAIPRLPRVGRTDLEASADRLASTMSYLADEASLRGRIYRLTLDLDAGDWQVAALAPFAATDDVAARAEFHEDKDDPLARSVTLPGGISFDAVLDHDGETRAGQRAIYFLPEGLTENLSVRLVDDEGRETVSVLLDAAKGAAHREDVVEAVP; encoded by the coding sequence TTGCGGTATCAGCGCGGCTTCACGCTGCTCGAAGTCGCCGTGACGATGCTGATCGTTGCGTTGCTTCTTGCGATCGCGATCCCTCGTCTTCCGCGCGTCGGGCGCACGGACCTCGAAGCGAGCGCCGACCGGCTGGCATCGACGATGAGCTATCTCGCCGACGAGGCGTCCCTGCGCGGCCGCATCTACCGGCTGACTCTCGATCTGGACGCCGGCGACTGGCAGGTCGCCGCGCTCGCGCCGTTCGCGGCAACCGACGACGTCGCGGCGCGCGCCGAGTTTCACGAAGATAAGGACGATCCGCTCGCGCGTTCGGTTACGCTGCCGGGCGGAATCTCGTTCGACGCCGTGCTCGACCACGACGGCGAGACGCGCGCCGGTCAGCGTGCGATTTACTTCCTTCCCGAAGGCCTGACCGAAAACCTGAGCGTGCGGCTCGTCGACGACGAAGGCCGCGAGACCGTCAGCGTACTGCTCGATGCCGCCAAAGGCGCTGCCCATCGCGAGGACGTCGTCGAGGCGGTTCCATGA
- a CDS encoding prepilin-type N-terminal cleavage/methylation domain-containing protein — protein MIRPSQRRRARRLRQRGFTLLEVLVATAILGVAVVTLLGLHGRNLSLSAEAETLTVAGTLAGDVLAVARLEPVIEVGATHGTFAARRSDADGHHVLYGGALSPDFVWTRDVMPTALPTLLQIRVRIHLAGEDRTLAELWAAVRAPGITTP, from the coding sequence ATGATCCGGCCGTCACAGCGACGCCGCGCGCGACGACTGCGCCAGCGCGGGTTCACGCTGCTCGAAGTGCTGGTTGCGACGGCGATCCTCGGAGTCGCGGTCGTTACGCTCCTCGGCCTTCACGGGCGCAATCTGTCGCTGTCGGCGGAAGCCGAGACATTGACCGTTGCTGGAACGCTTGCCGGCGACGTGCTCGCCGTCGCGCGGCTCGAACCGGTGATCGAGGTCGGCGCTACGCACGGAACGTTCGCAGCCCGCCGCAGCGACGCCGACGGTCACCACGTCCTTTATGGCGGCGCGCTTTCACCCGATTTCGTCTGGACGCGCGACGTGATGCCGACCGCGCTGCCGACGCTGCTGCAGATTCGCGTGCGGATTCATCTTGCCGGAGAAGACCGCACGCTTGCGGAGCTGTGGGCCGCTGTGCGCGCGCCCGGGATCACGACGCCGTGA
- a CDS encoding prepilin-type N-terminal cleavage/methylation domain-containing protein has translation MPLRSGKPVRERGMTLLELLVALAIFAVIASALFPVVNGAISSRSDATARTSLDSEARAILDRLEQDIAGNIDAGFAGPVPPRFYSPAPSGRSAMSERVILETTTLVARGVASADAFVGGENVQALSIGRGDQAHVLWSIDDNGRLLRQEIRPPAIAPADWSTVPYEVLSERAGVVLEFYEPDVWLDTWDSGEPGPHHGRSPVAVRTTLTMEDGGNVPFELVSTVLVPVVDTFKPPAPGGGSPP, from the coding sequence TTGCCGCTCCGCTCCGGCAAACCCGTGCGCGAACGCGGCATGACGCTGCTCGAGCTTCTCGTCGCGCTCGCGATCTTCGCCGTGATCGCAAGCGCGCTGTTCCCGGTCGTCAATGGCGCCATCTCGAGTCGCAGCGATGCGACCGCGCGAACCTCGCTCGATTCGGAAGCGCGCGCGATCCTCGATCGGCTCGAGCAGGACATCGCCGGCAACATCGATGCGGGTTTTGCGGGACCCGTGCCGCCGCGTTTCTACTCCCCCGCTCCATCGGGACGCTCCGCGATGAGCGAGCGCGTCATCCTCGAGACCACGACGCTGGTCGCGCGCGGCGTCGCCAGCGCAGACGCGTTCGTCGGCGGCGAAAACGTGCAGGCGCTTTCGATCGGGCGCGGCGACCAGGCCCATGTGCTGTGGAGCATCGACGACAACGGACGACTGCTGCGGCAGGAGATCCGGCCGCCGGCGATCGCGCCTGCAGACTGGAGCACGGTCCCGTACGAAGTGCTGAGCGAGCGCGCCGGCGTCGTGCTCGAATTCTACGAGCCCGACGTATGGCTCGACACGTGGGATTCGGGCGAGCCCGGACCGCACCACGGCCGCTCGCCGGTCGCGGTGCGCACGACGCTTACAATGGAGGACGGCGGCAACGTGCCGTTCGAGCTCGTCTCGACCGTCCTCGTACCGGTCGTCGACACCTTCAAACCGCCGGCTCCCGGCGGCGGTAGCCCGCCATGA
- the gspK gene encoding type II secretion system minor pseudopilin GspK, with translation MKRGERGIALLLALLVMVLLTVIVVEFTFSTQVDYRRSAMWVNGRRAAFVADGGVMLASEVLRQDSVYGSTDSLSDIWARELPPIDTGAGMLSVRIEDEQSKLNLNTLATGALSPAGRQFQSLLDKLGLDPSLAIPLADWLDKNHDPGPGALGAENDWYASAKPPYLPRNGMMRSYAELALVRGFTPEVLAKIRRFTTVLPEVDLQVNINTAPAEVLRVIDPRLDNEQLVQALITARAATPFAKAAAVRTVPGMDAFGEQEIDRLFSFSSRWFRVRSTGDVGGAMRSEEALLQRDSGNSKIYYLLPRRGPNIVGLDSGIRARIDDSSLLGASPR, from the coding sequence ATGAAACGCGGCGAACGCGGCATCGCGCTGCTGCTCGCGCTGCTGGTCATGGTGCTGCTGACGGTCATCGTCGTCGAGTTCACGTTCTCGACGCAGGTGGATTACCGGCGTTCGGCGATGTGGGTCAACGGCCGCCGCGCAGCGTTCGTCGCCGACGGCGGCGTCATGCTTGCGAGCGAGGTCCTGCGCCAGGACTCGGTCTACGGAAGCACCGACTCGCTGTCCGACATCTGGGCGCGCGAGCTGCCGCCGATCGACACCGGAGCCGGAATGCTTTCGGTCCGCATCGAAGACGAGCAGTCCAAGCTCAACCTGAACACGCTTGCGACGGGCGCGCTCTCGCCTGCCGGCCGCCAGTTCCAGTCGCTGCTCGACAAGCTCGGCCTCGATCCGTCGCTGGCGATTCCACTTGCCGACTGGCTCGACAAGAACCACGACCCGGGCCCGGGCGCGCTCGGCGCCGAGAACGACTGGTACGCGAGCGCGAAGCCGCCGTACCTGCCGCGCAACGGCATGATGCGAAGCTATGCCGAGCTCGCGCTCGTGCGCGGCTTCACGCCGGAGGTGCTCGCGAAGATCCGCCGTTTCACCACCGTGCTGCCCGAGGTGGACCTGCAGGTGAACATCAACACCGCGCCGGCCGAGGTGCTGCGCGTGATCGATCCGCGGCTCGACAACGAGCAGCTCGTCCAGGCCCTGATCACCGCCCGCGCGGCGACTCCATTTGCGAAGGCTGCCGCCGTCCGGACCGTTCCCGGCATGGACGCGTTCGGCGAACAGGAGATCGACCGGCTGTTCAGCTTCTCGAGCCGCTGGTTCCGAGTCCGTTCGACCGGCGACGTCGGCGGCGCGATGCGTTCGGAGGAGGCGCTGCTGCAGCGCGACAGCGGCAACTCGAAGATCTACTACTTGCTCCCGCGCCGCGGACCGAACATCGTCGGCCTCGACTCCGGGATTCGCGCACGCATCGACGATTCGAGCCTGCTTGGCGCAAGCCCGAGATGA
- the gspM gene encoding type II secretion system protein GspM: protein MNARLHQAQLLVARLSPREQRLVAIFASLVAAVVFWSLIVSPFLGGRDKVHHEIDGLRSELGDLESLARQIRQVQTDAPKGGASAAKPTADFSVLSFVEKAAAASLRPESIASMSPARRALEAGRVESTVELKLSSVTLGEVVALLRAVEDEKSPVYIKQFSVKKRYDDSSRFDVTLVTAATLPA from the coding sequence ATGAACGCGCGCCTGCATCAGGCCCAGCTTCTCGTTGCGCGGCTGAGCCCGCGAGAGCAGCGGCTGGTCGCGATCTTCGCGAGCCTCGTTGCGGCCGTCGTGTTCTGGTCACTCATTGTCTCGCCGTTTCTCGGCGGTCGCGACAAGGTCCACCACGAGATCGACGGATTGCGCAGCGAGCTCGGCGATCTCGAGTCCCTCGCGCGCCAGATCCGCCAGGTGCAGACCGACGCGCCCAAGGGCGGCGCGTCGGCGGCCAAACCGACCGCTGACTTCTCCGTGCTGTCGTTCGTCGAAAAAGCGGCCGCGGCAAGCCTGCGGCCCGAATCGATCGCATCAATGAGCCCCGCGCGCAGAGCCCTCGAGGCCGGGCGCGTCGAGAGCACCGTCGAGCTCAAGCTTTCGTCGGTGACGCTCGGCGAGGTGGTCGCGCTTCTTCGCGCCGTCGAGGACGAGAAGAGCCCCGTCTACATCAAGCAGTTCTCGGTCAAGAAACGCTACGACGATTCATCGCGCTTCGACGTCACGCTGGTCACCGCCGCGACGCTGCCGGCCTAG
- a CDS encoding right-handed parallel beta-helix repeat-containing protein, which translates to MEINTCGQVLQGGGFLSADLDCSAETVDAPTVILGNNGTLDLRGFTLTGRSSSGFLATVFCSRHCTILGPGTIVGSSVSNDLSDDLQNVVGTDNDHLGGSIVNVENATITGGGVGIYAHQVNVDHAVITNNRSVGVWSWRVKIDDSEISGNGLGSFGMARHGVLSVIKTRVRNSTITGNARSGVSGRRLSIIDSTVTDNQVYSDCTTKVCVDLEAEALRVPGTTCGTSLDSTRPSPSQPGSYVGQPITDSYKTFGVCTDD; encoded by the coding sequence GTGGAGATAAACACCTGCGGTCAGGTGCTTCAGGGAGGCGGGTTCCTTTCGGCCGATCTCGACTGCTCTGCCGAGACGGTCGATGCGCCGACGGTGATACTCGGCAACAACGGTACACTGGACCTTCGAGGGTTCACGCTGACCGGCCGGTCCTCGAGCGGGTTTCTCGCAACCGTATTCTGCTCGCGACACTGCACGATCCTCGGACCCGGCACGATCGTCGGATCGTCCGTCAGCAACGATCTCTCCGATGATCTTCAGAATGTCGTCGGCACGGATAACGACCATCTTGGCGGGTCGATAGTGAACGTGGAGAACGCAACGATTACCGGCGGCGGAGTAGGCATTTATGCGCACCAGGTGAACGTGGATCATGCGGTCATTACGAACAACCGCAGCGTCGGAGTCTGGTCGTGGCGAGTAAAGATCGACGATTCGGAAATTTCCGGAAATGGCCTGGGCTCTTTCGGCATGGCACGTCACGGTGTCCTCAGTGTCATCAAAACACGAGTCCGCAATTCGACGATCACCGGCAACGCGAGGAGCGGCGTGTCGGGCCGGCGTCTCAGTATCATCGATTCCACCGTTACCGATAACCAGGTGTATTCGGACTGCACGACGAAGGTTTGCGTGGATCTCGAGGCGGAGGCTTTGCGCGTCCCCGGTACAACATGCGGCACCAGCCTCGATTCGACACGGCCATCTCCGTCTCAGCCGGGATCGTACGTCGGTCAGCCGATTACTGATTCGTACAAGACTTTCGGCGTCTGTACCGACGACTGA